A single Montipora foliosa isolate CH-2021 chromosome 7, ASM3666993v2, whole genome shotgun sequence DNA region contains:
- the LOC138010139 gene encoding uncharacterized protein has translation MKLVELNLFVWILYYSREYYIGDEEKRKAMEKSVLPKFDCFSDSATIGPRWKRWLTSFELYADGKGLIISEGTTVATKQRRRAMLLHLAGPDVPEIFTTLTETGDATNYASAVEALNAYFVPQVNSAFARQTFHRITQNPGETVQQFATRLRRAAKDCDFGTDTGNQIRDAVLNKCTSIYIKRKLLEEGQGLNLTRTLGVAAKCEKIETQLAALSEKGVESEHINRLNERSNNPSTSMQGRFQGRDKTCYRCGLLGHFGRDPQCPAKGKTCRKCRRKDHFKKVCKTKSYARQVKGGPDDNDPGPQQDYAVSITEGGHSEMVTVQVGGVNHKMLIDSGASSNVIDEGTWEQLKVRE, from the coding sequence ATGAAATTGGTTGAGTTAAATCTGTTTGTTTGGATACTTTATTACTCTCGGGAATactacattggcgacgaggagaAACGAAAAGCAATGGAAAAGAGCGTGTTACCGAAATTTGATTGTTTCTCTGACTCAGCCACGATTGGTCCCCGATGGAAGAGGTGGTTAACTTCATTCGAACTGTACGCGGACGGGAAAGGGCTTATTATAAGCGAAGGAACCACAGTAGCAACTAAACAGCGGCGACGAGCAATGTTACTCCACCTGGCTGGGCCTGATGTGCCGGAGATATTCACCACCTTAACTGAAACCGGGGATGCTACAAATTACGCCAGTGCTGTTGAAGCTCTCAACGCCTATTTCGTGCCACAGGTAAATTCAGCATTCGCCCGCCAGACCTTTCATCGGATCACACAAAACCCAGGTGAGACAGTTCAGCAATTTGCTACTCGCTTAAGACGAGCAGCTAAAGATTGTGATTTTGGCACTGATACCGGCAACCAGATAAGAGACGCAGTTTTGAATAAGTGCACTTCCATTTACATCAAACGAAAATTGCTTGAAGAAGGCCAAGGACTGAACTTAACACGCACCCTAGGGGTTGCCGCAAAATGCGAAAAGATAGAAACCCAACTGGCTGCCCTTTCAGAAAAGGGGGTAGAATCAGAACATATCAATAGACTCAATGAGAGAAGTAACAATCCGAGTACTAGCATGCAAGGCCGATTCCAAGGAAGAGATAAGACATGTTATAGATGTGGTTTATTGGGACATTTCGGTCGTGATCCCCAGTGCCCAGCAAAGGGCAAAACATGCAGGAAATGTCGCCGGAAagatcattttaaaaaagtttgcaAGACAAAGTCATATGCTCGCCAGGTTAAGGGGGGACCCGATGACAATGACCCTGGGCCCCAGCAGGACTATGCAGTTAGTATTACAGAAGGAGGACACTCAGAAATGGTCACCGTACAAGTAGGGGGAGTAAACCATAAGATGTTAATAGACTCTGGGGCGAGCAGCAACGTTATTGACGAGGGGACGTGGGAACAGCTTAAGGTGAGGGAGTGA
- the LOC138010140 gene encoding uncharacterized protein F54H12.2-like, with protein MRLPTGANNAGLYVDGQVTAAEGNQSGDDYTKYVYLVNNVAHAMIQQFDMRLNGTLMTKQTGMRAYRAFGETLLNYTPSKGETLLAPQGWVNYLNVNASLQATNAVNDDHPINAGVFATRETNPLKLLTSKFLGNGWVRLVMKPHLEAFHTGTMLVPGIEIKVRITFNSPEFSCFGTRMADKKYPTLGLNDIQAKFYLCRLTLKPTTYTALTKRRHNKGIWARYPTVYKDVRTFTFEGESTMFKKTDLFQGRVPDRLMVGLVESHAYSGNLDHYPFAFQKFGVTRILQIIRGEEYPYETLEVNQNYNKKDLWGYHCFLQASCALGKHQESILKPGDWGHNKNCTLYLFNNVAGGDADSPLQNPPKQGDVTLEMNFGANPGQNLTMVVWGEFESLMDISGTGVVNCNV; from the coding sequence ATGAGACTACCTACCGGTGCTAACAATGCTGGTTTGTATGTGGACGGGCAAGTCACGGCAGCTGAAGGAAATCAATCGGGAGACGATTATACCAAGTACGTTTACCTAGTCAATAATGTGGCGCATGCCATGATCCAGCAATTTGACATGCGGTTGAACGGTACGTTAATGACCAAACAGACGGGCATGCGTGCCTACCGAGCCTTTGGTGAAACCTTGCTGAATTACACGCCCAGTAAAGGTGAAACATTGCTGGCCCCACAAGGTTgggtgaattatttgaatgtgaatgcttcCCTGCAAGCCACTAATGCCGTGAATGATGACCACCCCATTAACGCTGGTGTGTTTGCTACTAGAGAGACGAATCCCTTGAAACTGTTAACTTCCAAGTTTTTGGGGAACGGATGGGTGCGGCTGGTCATGAAACCGCATTTGGAAGCTTTTCATACCGGAACCATGTTAGTTCCTGGTATTGAAATCAAGGTGCGAATCACCTTTAACAGTCCCGAGTTCTCTTGCTTTGGTACAAGGATGGCGGACAAAAAGTACCCAACCCTGGGTCTGAATGATATCCAAGCCAAATTTTATCTCTGTAGGCTGACCTTAAAGCCTACCACTTACACTGCACTGACTAAACGAAGGCATAACAAAGGCATATGGGCTCGGTATCCTACTGTGTACAAAGATGTCCGGACATTCACTTTTGAAGGGGAGAGTACCATGTTTAAGAAAACAGATCTATTTCAAGGCCGAGTACCCGACCGTTTAATGGTGGGATTAGTGGAGAGTCACGCCTATAGCGGAAATTTAGATCATTACCCATTTGCCTTCCAAAAGTTTGGGGTGACCCGCATTCTTCAAATCATACGCGGTGAGGAATATCCCTACGAAACCTTGGAAGTCAATCAGAATTATAACAAGAAAGATTTGTGGGGGTACCATTGCTTCCTGCAAGCCAGCTGTGCTCTGGGTAAACACCAAGAAAGTATACTGAAACCGGGGGATTGGGGCCACAACAAGAATTGCACGCTGTATCTGTTTAATAATGTCGCAGGAGGAGATGCAGATAGCCCCTTGCAAAACCCACCAAAACAAGGCGATGTCACCCTGGAGATGAATTTTGGGGCTAATCCTGGTCAAAATCTGACGATGGTGGTCTGGGGCGAGTTTGAAAGCCTGATGGATATTAGTGGCACGGGCGTGGTGAATTGCAACGTTTAA